In Acanthopagrus latus isolate v.2019 chromosome 17, fAcaLat1.1, whole genome shotgun sequence, the following are encoded in one genomic region:
- the LOC119006163 gene encoding uncharacterized protein LOC119006163 isoform X5 translates to MSKRKHNVTPNTEETDWLRENVPRRTLTRWKKRFVLRLFLNAGVINIVTVNVTVDCFLRKINKTLSDIEKHTAQRHEIDEDASQSKEQRAEPFTLTQESDEDASQREEQRAEPFTLPQDNVPQAIDDVHTHGLTEEQSCISILSFALRHNTTGVLMEDLLKLLKLHSAGTSAVPASKYFLEKPLAGIVDQFEQHHYCSVCTKYLGTSQSQEETLTCVSCSSSITVKASLQEGHFFISIPLKDQLKDILENQGMHDLCFPADDSSRQVVNDICDGTLYQALQSNSEEDFLSLTFNCDGVPVFQSSKFSIWPILCCVNEIPPESRDKHVLLCALWFGSKKPDMTCFFKPFVEECANLSQTGFKWHHPIDQSWRHVKVHPLCCVCDAVARPLLQNFKQFNGEYGCGVCLHPGVQTRKGQGNSRVYTCSDEKPSDRNHKTTVEIGQIAEKEGKTILGIKGPSAIVDLAKFDLINGMVPDYMHCVLLGVCRQMATLWIDSKSYSEPWYIGTQTAIMDRHLLSIKPPGIVARVPRSLTERKFWKAHEWQHWLLYYSLPVLKGILPQKYHSHWALLIEGVSILLGCELSTEQINHAHDALVYFVGGVQALYGEGHMTFNVHSLLHLSQSVVHWGPLWAHSAFMFEAFNGYLLKQVKSSQAVPQQICKRVMLSRAFPRLAKQFLTNAPAEVKDFCNEMRTEKHHVKKFAKFAEVTALGPPNVRLISVGDQAALHTVKQVPTNYVVNYYKRIAVNGEVVHGHTYSKTKQRNNSIVLLKDGSIFRVSHFVDMGDQCLYAIGNYGKCTVQKLARGSLIKTPLSYMSTVHFPTGFHKAINTTQVVGPCMYIQCPQSSSIVCRLLKTYYCK, encoded by the exons ATGtcgaaaagaaaacacaacgtTACTCCCAACACTGAAGAAACAGATTGGTTGAGAGAAAATGTTCCAAGACGTACTTTgacaagatggaaaaaaaggtttgtgcTACGTTTATTTCTTAATGCTGGTGTAATTAATATAGTAACAGTTAACGTTACTGTCGACTGTTTCCTcaggaaaatcaacaaaactTTGAGTGACATtgaaaaacacactgctcaACGACAT GAAATTGATGAAGATGCCAGCCAAAGcaaagagcagagagcagaaccgttcacattaacacag GAAAGTGATGAAGATGCCAGccaaagagaagagcagagagcagaaccTTTCACCTTGCCACAG GACAATGTACCCCAAGCAATAGATGATGTCCACACCCATGGACTAACGGAAGAGCAAAGTTGCATCTCGATTCTCTCCTTTGCATTGAGACACAACACTACAGGTGTATTGATGGAAGACCTGCTGAAACTTTTAAAGTTACATTCTGCTGGGACAAGTGCAGTTCCAGCAAGCAAGTATTTTTTGGAGAAACCATTAGCTGGTATTGTAGATCAATTTGAACAACATCATTACTGCAGCGTATGTACTAAGTACCTTGGCACTTCACAGTCACAAGAAGAAACACTTACATGCGTGTCATGTTCCTCATCCATAACAGTAAAAGCCAGTTTACAGGAAGGACATTTCTTTATCAGTATTCCATTAAAGGACCAACTGAAAGATATTCTTGAGAATCAGGGTATGCATGatctctgttttcctgctgatGACAGTAGTAGACAAGTAGTAAATGATATATGTGATGGCACCTTATATCAGGCCTTGCAGTCAAACAGTGAAGAGGATTTCCTGTCCCTTACATTTAATTGTGATGGTGTACCAGTCTTTCAGTCCTCTAAATTTAGTATTTGGCCAATACTGTGCTGTGTTAATGAGATACCCCCTGAGAGTAGAGATAAGCATGTACTTTTATGTGCTTTGTGGTTCGGTTCCAAAAAGCCAGACATGACCTGTTTCTTCAAACCATTTGTGGAGGAATGTGCCAATCTTTCACAAACTGGTTTTAAGTGGCATCATCCTATTGATCAGTCATGGAGACACGTGAAGGTGCATccattgtgctgtgtgtgtgatgcagtaGCAAGGCCTTTACTACAGAATTTTAAGCAATTTAATGGTGAATATGGCTGTGGAGTCTGCCTTCACCCTGGGGTGCAAACGAGGAAAGGACAAGGAAACTCAAGGGTTTACACATGTTCAGATGAAAAACCAAGTGACAGAAATCACAAAACCACAGTAGAAATAGGACAAATTGCTGAAAAAGAAGGGAAGACTATATTGGGCATAAAGGGCCCATCTGCCATTGTAGATTTAGCAAAGTTTGATCTAATCAATGGGATGGTCCCTGACTATATGCACTGTGTGTTGCTTGGCGTGTGTAGACAAATGGCGACTTTATGGATCGATTCTAAGAGCTATTCTGAGCCATGGTACATTGGCACACAAACAGCAATCATGGACAGACACCTCTTGTCTATAAAGCCACCAGGTATTGTTGCTCGAGTTCCAAGATCTCTCACTGAACGCAAGTTCTGGAAAGCCCATGAGTGGCAACACTGGCTTCTGTATTATAGCTTGCCAGTTCTGAAAGGCATACTTCCACAGAAGTATCACTCTCATTGGGCGTTACTGATAGAGGGCGTAAGCATTCTGTTGGGATGTGAATTAAGTACAGAGCAGATAAATCACGCCCATGATGCATTAGTATACTTTGTTGGAGGTGTGCAAGCGCTGTATGGGGAAGGGCACATGACATTCAATGTTCATTCACTTCTGCATTTAAGCCAGAGTGTTGTGCATTGGGGTCCATTGTGGGCCCACTCAGCCTTTATGTTTGAAGCTTTCAATGGATACCTCCtgaaacaagtaaaaagtaGTCAAGCTGTACCACAACAAATATGCAAACGAGTAATGTTGTCCCGGGCTTTTCCCCGTTTAGCAAAACAGTTCCTAACAAATGCACCAGCAGAAGTTAAAGATTTCTGTAATGAAATGAGAACCGAAAAGCATCATGTCAAGAAGTTTGCAAAGTTTGCTGAGGTGACTGCCCTTGGTCCACCAAATGTAAGATTAATATCTGTTGGTGATCAAGCTGCTCTCCACACAGTGAAACAGGTTCCCACAAACTATGTGGTGAATTACTACAAGAGAATTGCTGTAAATGGAGAAGTTGTACATGGACATAcctacagcaaaacaaaacaaagaaacaactctATTGTACTTTTGAAGGATGGGAGTATTTTTAGAGTCTCCCACTTTGTTGACATGGGTGATCAGTGTTTATACGCCATAGGGAACTATGGTAAATGCACAGTGCAGAAGTTAGCCAGAGGTTCTCTTATCAAAACTCCACTGAGCTATATGTCAACGGTGCACTTTCCCACAGGCTTTCACAAAGCCATAAACACTACTCAGGTAGTTGGACCATGTATGTATATTCAGTGTCCACAGTCCAGCTCGATTGTATGTCGGCTGCTGAAGACATATTACTGTAAATGA
- the LOC119006163 gene encoding uncharacterized protein LOC119006163 isoform X1, with product MSKRKHNVTPNTEETDWLRENVPRRTLTRWKKRFVLRLFLNAGVINIVTVNVTVDCFLRKINKTLSDIEKHTAQRHEIDEDASQSKEQRAEPFTLTQEIDEDASQSKEQRAEPFTLTQEVDDDASQREEHRAEPFTLTQESDEDASQREEQRAEPFTLPQDNVPQAIDDVHTHGLTEEQSCISILSFALRHNTTGVLMEDLLKLLKLHSAGTSAVPASKYFLEKPLAGIVDQFEQHHYCSVCTKYLGTSQSQEETLTCVSCSSSITVKASLQEGHFFISIPLKDQLKDILENQGMHDLCFPADDSSRQVVNDICDGTLYQALQSNSEEDFLSLTFNCDGVPVFQSSKFSIWPILCCVNEIPPESRDKHVLLCALWFGSKKPDMTCFFKPFVEECANLSQTGFKWHHPIDQSWRHVKVHPLCCVCDAVARPLLQNFKQFNGEYGCGVCLHPGVQTRKGQGNSRVYTCSDEKPSDRNHKTTVEIGQIAEKEGKTILGIKGPSAIVDLAKFDLINGMVPDYMHCVLLGVCRQMATLWIDSKSYSEPWYIGTQTAIMDRHLLSIKPPGIVARVPRSLTERKFWKAHEWQHWLLYYSLPVLKGILPQKYHSHWALLIEGVSILLGCELSTEQINHAHDALVYFVGGVQALYGEGHMTFNVHSLLHLSQSVVHWGPLWAHSAFMFEAFNGYLLKQVKSSQAVPQQICKRVMLSRAFPRLAKQFLTNAPAEVKDFCNEMRTEKHHVKKFAKFAEVTALGPPNVRLISVGDQAALHTVKQVPTNYVVNYYKRIAVNGEVVHGHTYSKTKQRNNSIVLLKDGSIFRVSHFVDMGDQCLYAIGNYGKCTVQKLARGSLIKTPLSYMSTVHFPTGFHKAINTTQVVGPCMYIQCPQSSSIVCRLLKTYYCK from the exons ATGtcgaaaagaaaacacaacgtTACTCCCAACACTGAAGAAACAGATTGGTTGAGAGAAAATGTTCCAAGACGTACTTTgacaagatggaaaaaaaggtttgtgcTACGTTTATTTCTTAATGCTGGTGTAATTAATATAGTAACAGTTAACGTTACTGTCGACTGTTTCCTcaggaaaatcaacaaaactTTGAGTGACATtgaaaaacacactgctcaACGACAT GAAATTGATGAAGATGCCAGCCAAAGcaaagagcagagagcagaaccgttcacattaacacag GAAATTGATGAAGATGCCAGCCAAAGcaaagagcagagagcagaaccgttcacattaacacag GAAGTTGATGATGATGCCAGCCAAAGAGAAGAGCATAGAGCAGAACCGTTCACATtaacacag GAAAGTGATGAAGATGCCAGccaaagagaagagcagagagcagaaccTTTCACCTTGCCACAG GACAATGTACCCCAAGCAATAGATGATGTCCACACCCATGGACTAACGGAAGAGCAAAGTTGCATCTCGATTCTCTCCTTTGCATTGAGACACAACACTACAGGTGTATTGATGGAAGACCTGCTGAAACTTTTAAAGTTACATTCTGCTGGGACAAGTGCAGTTCCAGCAAGCAAGTATTTTTTGGAGAAACCATTAGCTGGTATTGTAGATCAATTTGAACAACATCATTACTGCAGCGTATGTACTAAGTACCTTGGCACTTCACAGTCACAAGAAGAAACACTTACATGCGTGTCATGTTCCTCATCCATAACAGTAAAAGCCAGTTTACAGGAAGGACATTTCTTTATCAGTATTCCATTAAAGGACCAACTGAAAGATATTCTTGAGAATCAGGGTATGCATGatctctgttttcctgctgatGACAGTAGTAGACAAGTAGTAAATGATATATGTGATGGCACCTTATATCAGGCCTTGCAGTCAAACAGTGAAGAGGATTTCCTGTCCCTTACATTTAATTGTGATGGTGTACCAGTCTTTCAGTCCTCTAAATTTAGTATTTGGCCAATACTGTGCTGTGTTAATGAGATACCCCCTGAGAGTAGAGATAAGCATGTACTTTTATGTGCTTTGTGGTTCGGTTCCAAAAAGCCAGACATGACCTGTTTCTTCAAACCATTTGTGGAGGAATGTGCCAATCTTTCACAAACTGGTTTTAAGTGGCATCATCCTATTGATCAGTCATGGAGACACGTGAAGGTGCATccattgtgctgtgtgtgtgatgcagtaGCAAGGCCTTTACTACAGAATTTTAAGCAATTTAATGGTGAATATGGCTGTGGAGTCTGCCTTCACCCTGGGGTGCAAACGAGGAAAGGACAAGGAAACTCAAGGGTTTACACATGTTCAGATGAAAAACCAAGTGACAGAAATCACAAAACCACAGTAGAAATAGGACAAATTGCTGAAAAAGAAGGGAAGACTATATTGGGCATAAAGGGCCCATCTGCCATTGTAGATTTAGCAAAGTTTGATCTAATCAATGGGATGGTCCCTGACTATATGCACTGTGTGTTGCTTGGCGTGTGTAGACAAATGGCGACTTTATGGATCGATTCTAAGAGCTATTCTGAGCCATGGTACATTGGCACACAAACAGCAATCATGGACAGACACCTCTTGTCTATAAAGCCACCAGGTATTGTTGCTCGAGTTCCAAGATCTCTCACTGAACGCAAGTTCTGGAAAGCCCATGAGTGGCAACACTGGCTTCTGTATTATAGCTTGCCAGTTCTGAAAGGCATACTTCCACAGAAGTATCACTCTCATTGGGCGTTACTGATAGAGGGCGTAAGCATTCTGTTGGGATGTGAATTAAGTACAGAGCAGATAAATCACGCCCATGATGCATTAGTATACTTTGTTGGAGGTGTGCAAGCGCTGTATGGGGAAGGGCACATGACATTCAATGTTCATTCACTTCTGCATTTAAGCCAGAGTGTTGTGCATTGGGGTCCATTGTGGGCCCACTCAGCCTTTATGTTTGAAGCTTTCAATGGATACCTCCtgaaacaagtaaaaagtaGTCAAGCTGTACCACAACAAATATGCAAACGAGTAATGTTGTCCCGGGCTTTTCCCCGTTTAGCAAAACAGTTCCTAACAAATGCACCAGCAGAAGTTAAAGATTTCTGTAATGAAATGAGAACCGAAAAGCATCATGTCAAGAAGTTTGCAAAGTTTGCTGAGGTGACTGCCCTTGGTCCACCAAATGTAAGATTAATATCTGTTGGTGATCAAGCTGCTCTCCACACAGTGAAACAGGTTCCCACAAACTATGTGGTGAATTACTACAAGAGAATTGCTGTAAATGGAGAAGTTGTACATGGACATAcctacagcaaaacaaaacaaagaaacaactctATTGTACTTTTGAAGGATGGGAGTATTTTTAGAGTCTCCCACTTTGTTGACATGGGTGATCAGTGTTTATACGCCATAGGGAACTATGGTAAATGCACAGTGCAGAAGTTAGCCAGAGGTTCTCTTATCAAAACTCCACTGAGCTATATGTCAACGGTGCACTTTCCCACAGGCTTTCACAAAGCCATAAACACTACTCAGGTAGTTGGACCATGTATGTATATTCAGTGTCCACAGTCCAGCTCGATTGTATGTCGGCTGCTGAAGACATATTACTGTAAATGA
- the LOC119006163 gene encoding uncharacterized protein LOC119006163 isoform X4: MSKRKHNVTPNTEETDWLRENVPRRTLTRWKKRKINKTLSDIEKHTAQRHEIDEDASQSKEQRAEPFTLTQEIDEDASQSKEQRAEPFTLTQEVDDDASQREEHRAEPFTLTQESDEDASQREEQRAEPFTLPQDNVPQAIDDVHTHGLTEEQSCISILSFALRHNTTGVLMEDLLKLLKLHSAGTSAVPASKYFLEKPLAGIVDQFEQHHYCSVCTKYLGTSQSQEETLTCVSCSSSITVKASLQEGHFFISIPLKDQLKDILENQGMHDLCFPADDSSRQVVNDICDGTLYQALQSNSEEDFLSLTFNCDGVPVFQSSKFSIWPILCCVNEIPPESRDKHVLLCALWFGSKKPDMTCFFKPFVEECANLSQTGFKWHHPIDQSWRHVKVHPLCCVCDAVARPLLQNFKQFNGEYGCGVCLHPGVQTRKGQGNSRVYTCSDEKPSDRNHKTTVEIGQIAEKEGKTILGIKGPSAIVDLAKFDLINGMVPDYMHCVLLGVCRQMATLWIDSKSYSEPWYIGTQTAIMDRHLLSIKPPGIVARVPRSLTERKFWKAHEWQHWLLYYSLPVLKGILPQKYHSHWALLIEGVSILLGCELSTEQINHAHDALVYFVGGVQALYGEGHMTFNVHSLLHLSQSVVHWGPLWAHSAFMFEAFNGYLLKQVKSSQAVPQQICKRVMLSRAFPRLAKQFLTNAPAEVKDFCNEMRTEKHHVKKFAKFAEVTALGPPNVRLISVGDQAALHTVKQVPTNYVVNYYKRIAVNGEVVHGHTYSKTKQRNNSIVLLKDGSIFRVSHFVDMGDQCLYAIGNYGKCTVQKLARGSLIKTPLSYMSTVHFPTGFHKAINTTQVVGPCMYIQCPQSSSIVCRLLKTYYCK; encoded by the exons ATGtcgaaaagaaaacacaacgtTACTCCCAACACTGAAGAAACAGATTGGTTGAGAGAAAATGTTCCAAGACGTACTTTgacaagatggaaaaaaag gaaaatcaacaaaactTTGAGTGACATtgaaaaacacactgctcaACGACAT GAAATTGATGAAGATGCCAGCCAAAGcaaagagcagagagcagaaccgttcacattaacacag GAAATTGATGAAGATGCCAGCCAAAGcaaagagcagagagcagaaccgttcacattaacacag GAAGTTGATGATGATGCCAGCCAAAGAGAAGAGCATAGAGCAGAACCGTTCACATtaacacag GAAAGTGATGAAGATGCCAGccaaagagaagagcagagagcagaaccTTTCACCTTGCCACAG GACAATGTACCCCAAGCAATAGATGATGTCCACACCCATGGACTAACGGAAGAGCAAAGTTGCATCTCGATTCTCTCCTTTGCATTGAGACACAACACTACAGGTGTATTGATGGAAGACCTGCTGAAACTTTTAAAGTTACATTCTGCTGGGACAAGTGCAGTTCCAGCAAGCAAGTATTTTTTGGAGAAACCATTAGCTGGTATTGTAGATCAATTTGAACAACATCATTACTGCAGCGTATGTACTAAGTACCTTGGCACTTCACAGTCACAAGAAGAAACACTTACATGCGTGTCATGTTCCTCATCCATAACAGTAAAAGCCAGTTTACAGGAAGGACATTTCTTTATCAGTATTCCATTAAAGGACCAACTGAAAGATATTCTTGAGAATCAGGGTATGCATGatctctgttttcctgctgatGACAGTAGTAGACAAGTAGTAAATGATATATGTGATGGCACCTTATATCAGGCCTTGCAGTCAAACAGTGAAGAGGATTTCCTGTCCCTTACATTTAATTGTGATGGTGTACCAGTCTTTCAGTCCTCTAAATTTAGTATTTGGCCAATACTGTGCTGTGTTAATGAGATACCCCCTGAGAGTAGAGATAAGCATGTACTTTTATGTGCTTTGTGGTTCGGTTCCAAAAAGCCAGACATGACCTGTTTCTTCAAACCATTTGTGGAGGAATGTGCCAATCTTTCACAAACTGGTTTTAAGTGGCATCATCCTATTGATCAGTCATGGAGACACGTGAAGGTGCATccattgtgctgtgtgtgtgatgcagtaGCAAGGCCTTTACTACAGAATTTTAAGCAATTTAATGGTGAATATGGCTGTGGAGTCTGCCTTCACCCTGGGGTGCAAACGAGGAAAGGACAAGGAAACTCAAGGGTTTACACATGTTCAGATGAAAAACCAAGTGACAGAAATCACAAAACCACAGTAGAAATAGGACAAATTGCTGAAAAAGAAGGGAAGACTATATTGGGCATAAAGGGCCCATCTGCCATTGTAGATTTAGCAAAGTTTGATCTAATCAATGGGATGGTCCCTGACTATATGCACTGTGTGTTGCTTGGCGTGTGTAGACAAATGGCGACTTTATGGATCGATTCTAAGAGCTATTCTGAGCCATGGTACATTGGCACACAAACAGCAATCATGGACAGACACCTCTTGTCTATAAAGCCACCAGGTATTGTTGCTCGAGTTCCAAGATCTCTCACTGAACGCAAGTTCTGGAAAGCCCATGAGTGGCAACACTGGCTTCTGTATTATAGCTTGCCAGTTCTGAAAGGCATACTTCCACAGAAGTATCACTCTCATTGGGCGTTACTGATAGAGGGCGTAAGCATTCTGTTGGGATGTGAATTAAGTACAGAGCAGATAAATCACGCCCATGATGCATTAGTATACTTTGTTGGAGGTGTGCAAGCGCTGTATGGGGAAGGGCACATGACATTCAATGTTCATTCACTTCTGCATTTAAGCCAGAGTGTTGTGCATTGGGGTCCATTGTGGGCCCACTCAGCCTTTATGTTTGAAGCTTTCAATGGATACCTCCtgaaacaagtaaaaagtaGTCAAGCTGTACCACAACAAATATGCAAACGAGTAATGTTGTCCCGGGCTTTTCCCCGTTTAGCAAAACAGTTCCTAACAAATGCACCAGCAGAAGTTAAAGATTTCTGTAATGAAATGAGAACCGAAAAGCATCATGTCAAGAAGTTTGCAAAGTTTGCTGAGGTGACTGCCCTTGGTCCACCAAATGTAAGATTAATATCTGTTGGTGATCAAGCTGCTCTCCACACAGTGAAACAGGTTCCCACAAACTATGTGGTGAATTACTACAAGAGAATTGCTGTAAATGGAGAAGTTGTACATGGACATAcctacagcaaaacaaaacaaagaaacaactctATTGTACTTTTGAAGGATGGGAGTATTTTTAGAGTCTCCCACTTTGTTGACATGGGTGATCAGTGTTTATACGCCATAGGGAACTATGGTAAATGCACAGTGCAGAAGTTAGCCAGAGGTTCTCTTATCAAAACTCCACTGAGCTATATGTCAACGGTGCACTTTCCCACAGGCTTTCACAAAGCCATAAACACTACTCAGGTAGTTGGACCATGTATGTATATTCAGTGTCCACAGTCCAGCTCGATTGTATGTCGGCTGCTGAAGACATATTACTGTAAATGA
- the LOC119006163 gene encoding uncharacterized protein LOC119006163 isoform X3: MSKRKHNVTPNTEETDWLRENVPRRTLTRWKKRFVLRLFLNAGVINIVTVNVTVDCFLRKINKTLSDIEKHTAQRHEIDEDASQSKEQRAEPFTLTQEIDEDASQSKEQRAEPFTLTQESDEDASQREEQRAEPFTLPQDNVPQAIDDVHTHGLTEEQSCISILSFALRHNTTGVLMEDLLKLLKLHSAGTSAVPASKYFLEKPLAGIVDQFEQHHYCSVCTKYLGTSQSQEETLTCVSCSSSITVKASLQEGHFFISIPLKDQLKDILENQGMHDLCFPADDSSRQVVNDICDGTLYQALQSNSEEDFLSLTFNCDGVPVFQSSKFSIWPILCCVNEIPPESRDKHVLLCALWFGSKKPDMTCFFKPFVEECANLSQTGFKWHHPIDQSWRHVKVHPLCCVCDAVARPLLQNFKQFNGEYGCGVCLHPGVQTRKGQGNSRVYTCSDEKPSDRNHKTTVEIGQIAEKEGKTILGIKGPSAIVDLAKFDLINGMVPDYMHCVLLGVCRQMATLWIDSKSYSEPWYIGTQTAIMDRHLLSIKPPGIVARVPRSLTERKFWKAHEWQHWLLYYSLPVLKGILPQKYHSHWALLIEGVSILLGCELSTEQINHAHDALVYFVGGVQALYGEGHMTFNVHSLLHLSQSVVHWGPLWAHSAFMFEAFNGYLLKQVKSSQAVPQQICKRVMLSRAFPRLAKQFLTNAPAEVKDFCNEMRTEKHHVKKFAKFAEVTALGPPNVRLISVGDQAALHTVKQVPTNYVVNYYKRIAVNGEVVHGHTYSKTKQRNNSIVLLKDGSIFRVSHFVDMGDQCLYAIGNYGKCTVQKLARGSLIKTPLSYMSTVHFPTGFHKAINTTQVVGPCMYIQCPQSSSIVCRLLKTYYCK, from the exons ATGtcgaaaagaaaacacaacgtTACTCCCAACACTGAAGAAACAGATTGGTTGAGAGAAAATGTTCCAAGACGTACTTTgacaagatggaaaaaaaggtttgtgcTACGTTTATTTCTTAATGCTGGTGTAATTAATATAGTAACAGTTAACGTTACTGTCGACTGTTTCCTcaggaaaatcaacaaaactTTGAGTGACATtgaaaaacacactgctcaACGACAT GAAATTGATGAAGATGCCAGCCAAAGcaaagagcagagagcagaaccgttcacattaacacag GAAATTGATGAAGATGCCAGCCAAAGcaaagagcagagagcagaaccgttcacattaacacag GAAAGTGATGAAGATGCCAGccaaagagaagagcagagagcagaaccTTTCACCTTGCCACAG GACAATGTACCCCAAGCAATAGATGATGTCCACACCCATGGACTAACGGAAGAGCAAAGTTGCATCTCGATTCTCTCCTTTGCATTGAGACACAACACTACAGGTGTATTGATGGAAGACCTGCTGAAACTTTTAAAGTTACATTCTGCTGGGACAAGTGCAGTTCCAGCAAGCAAGTATTTTTTGGAGAAACCATTAGCTGGTATTGTAGATCAATTTGAACAACATCATTACTGCAGCGTATGTACTAAGTACCTTGGCACTTCACAGTCACAAGAAGAAACACTTACATGCGTGTCATGTTCCTCATCCATAACAGTAAAAGCCAGTTTACAGGAAGGACATTTCTTTATCAGTATTCCATTAAAGGACCAACTGAAAGATATTCTTGAGAATCAGGGTATGCATGatctctgttttcctgctgatGACAGTAGTAGACAAGTAGTAAATGATATATGTGATGGCACCTTATATCAGGCCTTGCAGTCAAACAGTGAAGAGGATTTCCTGTCCCTTACATTTAATTGTGATGGTGTACCAGTCTTTCAGTCCTCTAAATTTAGTATTTGGCCAATACTGTGCTGTGTTAATGAGATACCCCCTGAGAGTAGAGATAAGCATGTACTTTTATGTGCTTTGTGGTTCGGTTCCAAAAAGCCAGACATGACCTGTTTCTTCAAACCATTTGTGGAGGAATGTGCCAATCTTTCACAAACTGGTTTTAAGTGGCATCATCCTATTGATCAGTCATGGAGACACGTGAAGGTGCATccattgtgctgtgtgtgtgatgcagtaGCAAGGCCTTTACTACAGAATTTTAAGCAATTTAATGGTGAATATGGCTGTGGAGTCTGCCTTCACCCTGGGGTGCAAACGAGGAAAGGACAAGGAAACTCAAGGGTTTACACATGTTCAGATGAAAAACCAAGTGACAGAAATCACAAAACCACAGTAGAAATAGGACAAATTGCTGAAAAAGAAGGGAAGACTATATTGGGCATAAAGGGCCCATCTGCCATTGTAGATTTAGCAAAGTTTGATCTAATCAATGGGATGGTCCCTGACTATATGCACTGTGTGTTGCTTGGCGTGTGTAGACAAATGGCGACTTTATGGATCGATTCTAAGAGCTATTCTGAGCCATGGTACATTGGCACACAAACAGCAATCATGGACAGACACCTCTTGTCTATAAAGCCACCAGGTATTGTTGCTCGAGTTCCAAGATCTCTCACTGAACGCAAGTTCTGGAAAGCCCATGAGTGGCAACACTGGCTTCTGTATTATAGCTTGCCAGTTCTGAAAGGCATACTTCCACAGAAGTATCACTCTCATTGGGCGTTACTGATAGAGGGCGTAAGCATTCTGTTGGGATGTGAATTAAGTACAGAGCAGATAAATCACGCCCATGATGCATTAGTATACTTTGTTGGAGGTGTGCAAGCGCTGTATGGGGAAGGGCACATGACATTCAATGTTCATTCACTTCTGCATTTAAGCCAGAGTGTTGTGCATTGGGGTCCATTGTGGGCCCACTCAGCCTTTATGTTTGAAGCTTTCAATGGATACCTCCtgaaacaagtaaaaagtaGTCAAGCTGTACCACAACAAATATGCAAACGAGTAATGTTGTCCCGGGCTTTTCCCCGTTTAGCAAAACAGTTCCTAACAAATGCACCAGCAGAAGTTAAAGATTTCTGTAATGAAATGAGAACCGAAAAGCATCATGTCAAGAAGTTTGCAAAGTTTGCTGAGGTGACTGCCCTTGGTCCACCAAATGTAAGATTAATATCTGTTGGTGATCAAGCTGCTCTCCACACAGTGAAACAGGTTCCCACAAACTATGTGGTGAATTACTACAAGAGAATTGCTGTAAATGGAGAAGTTGTACATGGACATAcctacagcaaaacaaaacaaagaaacaactctATTGTACTTTTGAAGGATGGGAGTATTTTTAGAGTCTCCCACTTTGTTGACATGGGTGATCAGTGTTTATACGCCATAGGGAACTATGGTAAATGCACAGTGCAGAAGTTAGCCAGAGGTTCTCTTATCAAAACTCCACTGAGCTATATGTCAACGGTGCACTTTCCCACAGGCTTTCACAAAGCCATAAACACTACTCAGGTAGTTGGACCATGTATGTATATTCAGTGTCCACAGTCCAGCTCGATTGTATGTCGGCTGCTGAAGACATATTACTGTAAATGA